The genomic window CTCCCCTCTCGACTTCCTGAGGAAGGTCCTCCCCGATCCTGCGGAGCTCGGGCCCCGTACCAAGGGGAAGACCTGTATCGGGAACATCATGACCGGTATCAAGGACGGCAAGAAGCGGAGGATCTTCATCTACAATATCTGCGACCACCAGGAGGCCTACAAGGAAACGGGAGCTCAGGCGGTGAGCTATACCGCGGGCGTGCCTCCTGTGCTCGGCGCCGCCCTCGTCCTCGATGGCGCCTGGAAGAAGCCGGGGGTGTACACCCCTGAGGAGTTCGATCCCGATCCCTTCATGGAGAGGATCGGCGAGTACGGCCTTCCCTGGAAGGTGGTGGAGCTGGATCCCGAGGCATGAGAGAGGGGGCATTCCAGGGGTTCGATCCGCAGGCGGTCCCGAGCCCGTGCTTTGTGGTGGACCGCGATGCGGTGGAGGAGAATCTCAAGATCCTCGACAGGGTGCAGAGGGAGGGCGGGGCGCGGGTGCTCCTCGCCCTGAAGGGGTTTGCGATGTGGAGCCTCGCGCCTCTCGTCTCGTCGTACCTCTCCGGTACGTGCGCCTCAGGGGTGTGGGAGGCCCGTCTGGGGAGGGAGTGTTTCGGGGGCATCGTGTCCACCTACGGTCCTGCCTACAAAGAGGACGAGGTGAGGGAGCTTCTCACCCTCACCGATCATCTCATCTTCAACTCCTTCTCCCAGTGGGAGCGGTTTGGCCCCCTCGTCGGGTCGGCTCCCCGCCGGGTGGAGGCGGGGATCAGGGTGAACCCCGAGCGCTCGGGGGCCCCGGCCGCCATCTACGATCCCTCCGGCCCCAACTCACGGCTTGGGGTGGTGCGCAGCCGGTTCAGGCCTGAGCTCCTGGATGGGATCAGCGGGCTCCACTTCCACACCCTCTGTGAACAGAACGTGGACGCCCTGGAGGCGGTGCTCCAGGCCTTTGAAGAGCGGTTTGGCGAGTTTGTGCCCCGCATGAGGTGGGTGAACTGGGGAGGGGGACACCACATCACCCGGCCCGACTATGACGTGGACAGGCTCATCGACCTGGTGAGGGACTTCAGATCCCGCTACGGGGTCGACGTCTATCTGGAGCCCGGTGAAGCCATCGCCCTGGGGACGGGGGTGCTCGTCGCCGAGGTGGTCGATATCGTCGAAAACGGGATGCGGATCGCGGTGCTCGATACCTCGGCGACCACCCACATGCCCGATGTGCTCGAGATGCCCTACCGACCCGAGGTGTGGGGCGCGGGACTCCCCGGCGAGAGGCCGTACACCTACCGCCTCGGTGGCATCTCGTGCCTCGCCGGCGATGTGATAGGGGACTACAGCTTCGACAGGCCCCTCGAGGTGGGCGACCGCCTCGTGTTCGACGACATGGCCCACTACACCATGGTGAAGACCACCACGTTCAACGGTGTGAAGCTCCCCTCGATCGGGATATGGAGTTCGAAGGAGCAGTCCTTCACCCTCGTCCGTTCGTTCGAGTATGAGGAGTTCAAGCGGCGCCTCTCGTAAGACCTCGGCGACGTGTACAGGAGGCCTCATGCGGTATCCCCACTTCCTCCACAGCGAGATCCCCAATGCCTCACCGGAGGAGGCCTTCTTTCACGTGATCCCGGTGCCCTATGAGCGCACCACATCCTTCGGCAAGGGGGCGGCCCGGGGGCCGTCTGCGATCCTCGAGGCCTCCGGCCAGCTCGAGGTGTGGGACGGGCGGGGCATCCCGGCAGAGGTGGGGATCCACACCGGCGGGCCCGTGAAGGCCCGTACCCCTGAGCGGATGGCCCGGGAGGTGGCGGCTCGGATGCGGCCGGTTCTCCGTTCGGGGCGGGTGCCCGTCCTCCTCGGAGGCGAGCACACGGTCTCGGTGGGGGCGTGGGAGGCCCTCAAGGAGGTCTATGGTCCCGGACAGGTCGGGATCGTCCAGATCGACGCCCACGCCGACCTGCGTGACACCTACGAGGGATCCCGCTTCAGTCATGCGTGCGTGATGCGCAGGGCGCTCGACCACGGCTTCAGTATCTTCCAGGCAGGGGTGAGGAGCCTCTCTCCCGGGGAGGTGGCGCTCCGGAGAGAGTTGGCGGGGAGGCAGGTGTTCTGGAAGGACGCTCCAGAACTGAGAAGGACCGGTGCGCCCCTCGCGCTTCCTCCCGACTTCCCTTCGAACGTATACCTCACCATCGACGTGGATGGGTTCGATCCTTCGGTGGTGTGGGAGACCGGTACCCCTGAGCCGGGCGGCCTCTTCTGGTACGAGGTGCTCGACTTCATCGAGCGGGTGGCCGAGGCCCACACCGTCGTGGGCTTCGACGTGGTCGAGCTGGCCCCTGCGAAGGGGAGTCACGTGGGCGCCTTCGTGGCCGCGCGCCTGGTCTACCAGGTGATGGGGATCGTCTTCCGGCATCCGCCCCGGCGGTAGGCCGGTGCGGTTTGCTTTATCGGCCGGGATTCAGTACAATATGGGGAAAGAGCGCGGAGGGTTCCTTGATGGTGCACATCGAGAGAAAGACCTTGAGCGACCTGGTCCTCGCAGCAGCGAGGGAGTACGCGGAGCGGCCGGCCTTCGACCTGTTCTGGAACGGGCGCATCGAGGAGCCGGTGACGTACGCCCAGCTGGGTGCGAGGAGCGCGGGGGTGGCCTCTGTGCTCCGTGACCTGGGCGTCGGGCCGGGGGACCGGGTGATGATCCTCGCCGAGAACAGGCCGGGCTGGCCTGTGGCCTATTTTGGTATCTCCTTGGCAGGCGGGATATCCGTGCCGGTGCTCCTCGACTTCTCCACCGACCAGGTGAGGGAGGTGGCCTCCCACGCAGGGGTACGCGTGGTGTGTGCCACGGAGCGGTCACTCGAGAAGCTGCGTGAGGCAGGCCTCCTCGAGGGTGATCTCCCCGTGCTCCTCATCGACAGGATGGACGATGCCGGCCTCGAAGTCCTCGAAGGAGGAGACCGGAAACACAGGGAGTACGCGCCAGACTTCACTCCGGTCTTCCCCGATCCGGATGAGACCGCTTCCCTCATTTACACCTCGGGCACCACGGGGCACAGTAAGGGTGTGATGCTCTCCCACGCCAGCCTGATCTTCGAGGTGGAGGCCTCTCGTTCCATCTTCAAGGTGTATCCCAGGGACAGGTTCTTCTCGGTCCTTCCTCTCGCTCACACCTACGAGTGTACCATCGGGATGCTCATCGCCACGGCGAGCGGGGCGCGTACCACCTATCTCGGAAGGCCACCCACGGCGAGCGTCCTCCTCCCCGCCTTGCGTGAGGTGCGTCCCACGGTGATGCTCACCGTGCCTCTCATCATAGAGAAGATCTACCGCACCAAGGTGAAACCATCCCTCGAGTCCCATCCCCTCTATCGGTTTCCCCTCACCCGTCCGCTCGCGACGAAGATCGCAGGCCGGAAACTCCTGGCCTCCCTTGGCGGGGCGATCCGGTTCTTCGGGATCGGGGGGGCGGCGCTCGCCCCGGATGTGGAGGCGTTCCTGAAGGCCTCGGGCTTCCCCTATGCCATAGGCTATGGGCTCACCGAGACCGCCCCGCTGGTGGCAGGTTCCTCGGTGGGCAAGACGGTGCTCCGGTCCACCGGACCTGCCCTCAAAGGGGTGGAGGTGAGGATCGTGGATCAAGAGGGGAGGGTCGTGGGGGGCGTGGGGGCGCCGAGGGATGCCCGGCCCGGTGCTGAAGGAGAGATCCAGGTCCGGGGTCCCAACGTGATGAAGGGCTACTATCGCGATCCGGAGCGGACCAGAGAGGCCTTCACCGAGGACGGGTGGTTCAGGACCGGGGATCTGGGGGCCATGGACCGCAAGGGCCGGCTCTTCATCAAGGGGAGGCTCAAGTCGGTGATCGTGGGGCCTTCCGGGGAGAACATCTACCCCGAGGAGATCGAGTCGCTCCTCAACCTCTCCGACTATGTGGAAGAATCCCTGGTGTACGAGGGCGAGAAGGGAGAACTCGTGGCCCTCATCGTGTTGAGCGAGAGGGCGAAGACCCTCTACGCCGCGCTCGAAGACGGGATAAAGGAGGCTGGGAGGGCGGCCCAGGAGGGGGTGCACGAGGTGACGAGGGAGGTGGGTGAGCTTGTCCAACAGGTGGCTTCGGCTGCAAAGGAAGGGACGGAGCAGGTGAGGAAAGGAGTGGAGGACGTGGTGAAGGAGCTGGTCGCGATGGTGAACCGCCGGCTGCCGGGGTTTTCCCGCATACGGAAGGTCGAGATCCGGGAGGAGCCGCTCGAGAAGACGGCCACCCACAAGATCCGCCGTTTCCTCTATACCAGGCAGCGGGACGGGAACGGCAGGCAGACGGGCTAGGAATCTGTCGAAATCGATATATCGAAAGTGATACAGCATGAGCGGTCTCCCTGCATCCCATCTTCCGGGGAGGAGAGGTGCGTGTCTCAAGTCCTTCCCTGTAAGGATGTTATGTCGAGGAGTCGATTTCGTCTTCTCCGGTCGATATGGTACGGTATTTGCTAGTCTTCCTTGGAAGACTACGACGTGTGGAGGTAAGACATGAAAAGGGTTGTGTTCTCTCTGCTCCTCTTGTGCCTGGCTTCTTCGGTGATTACCGCCGAAGCGTGGGGGGGGGTCGGGTACGTGATGGCCTCAGGTGTGATGGAGGGGCTTCCCGGTGACACGCTTCCCCTCAATGGTACCTTGAGCGCACATGGGTACGATGAGCTCTCGCCGTTCACGTTCGGTATGGGGGGAGGTGGCGGTGCTTTTCTCGGCAGCGTGTATATCGGGGGATGGGGTGGTGGTGAGGGGTTCTTTGCCGAGAGCAAAGGGCCTGATGGGAAGCTCCTCAGTCGGACGAGCGGTTATGGGGGGCTGGAGGTCGGCGTGCCGCTCAGCCTTGGTCAGGTGATCTTCATGCCGGTGGGAACGGTGGGTGCAGGAGGAACTGAGATCGAGCTCATCGATCCTCCGGGCGGTTCGGCCTCGTTCGATGATCTGCTCGATGATCCCAGGGTAGGGGTACGGCTCACCTCTTCCGAGATCAGGGTAGGGGTAGGTCTTCAGTTCCTGTGGATGCCCGGTGTGGCAGGGTTTCTCGTAAAGGCCTACTACTTCTACGTGCCGTACCAGAGTTGGAGCATCATGGGGCCGGGTGAGTACACCTATCCGGTGGAGGGCGTGCCCTCCTCCTCTCCTCACCGGTTCTTCCTCGGGGTAGGGGTGGGCTTCGGTGGCGTGTTCTCGGAGAGGGGGAAGGTGAACGACCGGGGCTGGGCGGAGTGGGAGGAGGAGTAGCACGCACGGCGGTGTGGTATAGTGAAGGTATAAGGAGGGTGCGTGCAGCGTATCATTCGTATCCTCGGGTTGGTGCTGGGACTGGCGAGCCCGTTTCCCGAGGTGTGGCTTTCGGAGCCCTCTTTCCATATGGAGGAAGGAGGGCTCTTTGTGAAGGTTCGTGCCTCCGGGGTGATCAATGATCAGCTCTTCTCGCTCATCGATGCCTATGTCCCTGTGACGGTGGTGACCAGGGTGGAGGTATGGGTGGATGAGCGTCTTGTGAGGCGGTTTGCCGTCTCCCAGAGGGTGGAGCGCGTGGGGGAGTTCTACGCGGTGGAGGGGGAGAGGCCTCTCTCTCGCGAGGATGTGGAGGATGTGTTTTCTCTGTGTGAGGTGAGGGTGCTCGAGGAGGTCGAGCGGTACCGGGGGAGTGAGGTCCGGGTGAGGATCTCCCTCGCGCTCTATTCTTCTGTGTTCTCGCCTGTGCAGGATCTTTGGGGGAACAACCCGATGACCGAGGGAAGGTGGGTTGTCCCAGAGGGAGGTGACGATGGTGGTGATTGAGGTCCGTGATGTGGTGAAGCGATACGGTGAGAGGGAGGCACTCGCGGGCGTCTCCCTCATGGTGCAGGAGGGGGAGGTGTGTGGTATAGTGGGGCCGAACGGGGCGGGGAAGACCACCCTCCTTGAGTGTATGGAGGGCCTTCGTCGTCCCGAGAGGGGGCTCATCCGTGTGTGGGGGGTGGTTCCCTGGAGCAGGGAGGGGAGGGGGGTGCGGAGCACGATAGGGTGCCAGCTCCAGGATGATGCGCTCCCCAGGGGGATGAAGGTGAGGGAGGCGGTGAGGCTCTTTGCCGCGATCTACGGGAGTGAGGACCGGGCGTGGTGGGAGGAGGTGCTTTCGGTGTGCGGTCTTGGGGGGAGGGAGGATGCGCGGTGGGAGGAGCTCTCGGGAGGGTTGCGACAGCGTCTCCTCCTCGCGCTCGCGCTCCTGCATAGGCCGCGCCTGGTCTTCCTGGATGAGCTGACCTCCGGGCTTGATCCTCATGGGAGGCGGGAGGTGTGGCACCTCATCCGGAGGGTGAAGGAGATGGGGACCACGGTGGTGCTCACCACCCACTACATGGAGGAGGCGGAGGTCCTCTGTGACAGGGTGGTCCTCCTCCACCAGGGAAGGGTAGTGGCCATGGGGAGTCCGGGGGAATTGGTGGAGGCGTACGGGGGAGGCTACGTGATAGCGCCTGAAGGTGAGGTGGGGGATGTGGTCAAGGGGATGGGCATGGATGGGGTGGAGTGGCGGGATGGGGTGGTGGTCTGTAGGGGTGGGAAGGAGCAGGTGGTGGAGGTGGTCCGTCGGCTTGTGCACGCTGAGGGGATAGGCGG from Spirochaeta thermophila DSM 6192 includes these protein-coding regions:
- the speB gene encoding agmatinase — encoded protein: MRYPHFLHSEIPNASPEEAFFHVIPVPYERTTSFGKGAARGPSAILEASGQLEVWDGRGIPAEVGIHTGGPVKARTPERMAREVAARMRPVLRSGRVPVLLGGEHTVSVGAWEALKEVYGPGQVGIVQIDAHADLRDTYEGSRFSHACVMRRALDHGFSIFQAGVRSLSPGEVALRRELAGRQVFWKDAPELRRTGAPLALPPDFPSNVYLTIDVDGFDPSVVWETGTPEPGGLFWYEVLDFIERVAEAHTVVGFDVVELAPAKGSHVGAFVAARLVYQVMGIVFRHPPRR
- a CDS encoding ABC transporter ATP-binding protein, encoding MVVIEVRDVVKRYGEREALAGVSLMVQEGEVCGIVGPNGAGKTTLLECMEGLRRPERGLIRVWGVVPWSREGRGVRSTIGCQLQDDALPRGMKVREAVRLFAAIYGSEDRAWWEEVLSVCGLGGREDARWEELSGGLRQRLLLALALLHRPRLVFLDELTSGLDPHGRREVWHLIRRVKEMGTTVVLTTHYMEEAEVLCDRVVLLHQGRVVAMGSPGELVEAYGGGYVIAPEGEVGDVVKGMGMDGVEWRDGVVVCRGGKEQVVEVVRRLVHAEGIGGLSIRRPSLEDVFLSLTGRYEDERGV
- a CDS encoding AMP-binding protein, with product MVHIERKTLSDLVLAAAREYAERPAFDLFWNGRIEEPVTYAQLGARSAGVASVLRDLGVGPGDRVMILAENRPGWPVAYFGISLAGGISVPVLLDFSTDQVREVASHAGVRVVCATERSLEKLREAGLLEGDLPVLLIDRMDDAGLEVLEGGDRKHREYAPDFTPVFPDPDETASLIYTSGTTGHSKGVMLSHASLIFEVEASRSIFKVYPRDRFFSVLPLAHTYECTIGMLIATASGARTTYLGRPPTASVLLPALREVRPTVMLTVPLIIEKIYRTKVKPSLESHPLYRFPLTRPLATKIAGRKLLASLGGAIRFFGIGGAALAPDVEAFLKASGFPYAIGYGLTETAPLVAGSSVGKTVLRSTGPALKGVEVRIVDQEGRVVGGVGAPRDARPGAEGEIQVRGPNVMKGYYRDPERTREAFTEDGWFRTGDLGAMDRKGRLFIKGRLKSVIVGPSGENIYPEEIESLLNLSDYVEESLVYEGEKGELVALIVLSERAKTLYAALEDGIKEAGRAAQEGVHEVTREVGELVQQVASAAKEGTEQVRKGVEDVVKELVAMVNRRLPGFSRIRKVEIREEPLEKTATHKIRRFLYTRQRDGNGRQTG
- the nspC gene encoding carboxynorspermidine decarboxylase — encoded protein: MREGAFQGFDPQAVPSPCFVVDRDAVEENLKILDRVQREGGARVLLALKGFAMWSLAPLVSSYLSGTCASGVWEARLGRECFGGIVSTYGPAYKEDEVRELLTLTDHLIFNSFSQWERFGPLVGSAPRRVEAGIRVNPERSGAPAAIYDPSGPNSRLGVVRSRFRPELLDGISGLHFHTLCEQNVDALEAVLQAFEERFGEFVPRMRWVNWGGGHHITRPDYDVDRLIDLVRDFRSRYGVDVYLEPGEAIALGTGVLVAEVVDIVENGMRIAVLDTSATTHMPDVLEMPYRPEVWGAGLPGERPYTYRLGGISCLAGDVIGDYSFDRPLEVGDRLVFDDMAHYTMVKTTTFNGVKLPSIGIWSSKEQSFTLVRSFEYEEFKRRLS